The Thermodesulfobacteriota bacterium DNA segment TCATCACTCCCTGTAAAGCACCAAAGCGCGAGGATGAGCATAGCAGCTGCGGGTATGGAGAGCATCCACACCCCGAGCCGCGGAGCGAGCGCCCCTCCGGTGAGCGCGCCCGAAAAGAATCCGAGCCATACGGTGGTCAGCAGCATCGCGCGGGCGAAGTGCGTATCCCGAGGCCCTTCGGAGTCGTCGAGCGCTTCGCCCCTCCACGCGCGGGCGAGGTGGCCGCCTATCTGGCTCAAGGTGCCTGTGACGAATGTGACGTTCACGAGCTGTGACCCGACGCGCGAAAGCGCCGTGTTCATGACCCCCATCGTGAAGCCGAGCATTATGACGAAAACCGGGGCGGTTAAAGACGTGAGGCGGGTGACGGCGATCGTAAGGCCGAGGAGAGCCGCGATTATCGCATACTGAATCGCTCGCCGCCGCCTGACGCGCGACGTCAAAAGGAGCGTTGCCGCAAACACCCCGGCGACGAAAGACACGATTGCGAGACACGCGGGAACGGCGGCCTTCAGAAATCCGCCCCCGATGTCCGACCCC contains these protein-coding regions:
- a CDS encoding YoaK family protein, which gives rise to MVSPQKRPQGKRYMAAGLALIAGYVDAYGFITFGTFVSFMSGNTTHAGSDIGGGFLKAAVPACLAIVSFVAGVFAATLLLTSRVRRRRAIQYAIIAALLGLTIAVTRLTSLTAPVFVIMLGFTMGVMNTALSRVGSQLVNVTFVTGTLSQIGGHLARAWRGEALDDSEGPRDTHFARAMLLTTVWLGFFSGALTGGALAPRLGVWMLSIPAAAMLILALWCFTGSDERP